In the Pocillopora verrucosa isolate sample1 chromosome 4, ASM3666991v2, whole genome shotgun sequence genome, tttattaattttttttaaataagtttttaaaataactttttaaacaatttgtaaaatgtgggcagcgctgtgcgaacagtagatgtaaaacttctttattctctgacgtgtttcgtctaactgtcgtaatCTTCTTCAGGGAGTGttacaagttaacactaaacgcctatatttataagccattgttTACAGCTATTGCTGGGGCGAGTGACCATACGGGCTTGGCTGGACCTACGAGCAGGAATAggcaaagttgtgaaaatttgaaaatattttaaatttttcttaggCAAGATGAGAGATATTTTTTGGGTGCCGCGGTTTtagctgaaaattttcaaatttgaaaaactgaagaggtttttacagatgatgcctGGAAAGCAGTTAGCAAATGAGGTTAGAATGGTTCGTGTACTTTAAAGAAAACGTGGTTTACGTTTtactcattctttcttaaatttaagtggtgtaaataccttgtctaaaacagtagtgTGATACAATAGCAAACGAGATATACTCGTTCCAATACAGCGTCATGTGATCAACAGccatcattaattttagaacaagtttcataaaatcattttaatctttCTTATTATAGCCGAAAACtgttcgaagattggttgtGCCATCACTGCAAACGGTCAAGGTACTTCAACATGATTCAGTGCGAGAGCTACTGCCACTGATTTGACTggtaacgttttttttttttttttttttgttcgttttgtttttttcctttttcaggtcTAGTGGAGTTGTAAGAAATTACCAAGAAAAAttaatccgcgactttcttcTTTTAGGTGTTGTGCACaaacagatgaagagcccgatgaatggatttgtccttcatgAGAACAATTACCTACAAAATCAGTTTTCTACGAAAAAAAACCCCCTCGATTGcggccaagccatatttcttcagcagagcatactgtaaattaaaaacatcggtcgcaaagtcacgcaacattgcgtgatttgccaaacgtgacatgcagttgctgcattactttaaaacttagaaatttCATGGCCCTGTATTAATAAAAGAGGacttcatttgcaagcacttgtagacttcaacataagaagaacctaataaattactctttctctttttctctcacTGTATAAATTATTTGGCCGGaacgaaaacaaattaatatacACATgggttggagccattcctgtcagcggtgaaatacaggaatggctccagtccTTGGTCGTCCCCTAAACTGACTACataagttttgtcagcggagcttggcagcagatgactttttcatcgcccGGCATttcgctgaacgacctcgctcAGCAAGATAGACTATGCCTTCcttcgttatgtaagtagccatttcttgtttgacacatcggcgtttccacattgatatttcattgttccgcttcaagacacgcggttaacaatactcacgagcaaggagttaagatataacctattaacttttactatttttatcatccaattacaggtcggagccattcccgtatttagtcgctagttgTACTTTGTCAAAAGAAGGTCTCCTGGACCGCGGACCCTCACGTGGTCCCACGAAGACAGTGTTTCTGTATGAATGTCGAGATGTTTTAACTACGcatctaaaaattgtttttcgtcGCATGGTGGTAAATGACCCTTCTTTTGCTAGGGTGCCAAgggtctgatgattgtaatgtatatatTTCAATAATAACGGTCTCCGCGACAGCACATCATTCTTACTTGTCTTTCGATTTTAGTATCTCTACGAGcgcttaattttgttatttatttatttatccattcaTTTTTTGCGGATGTCTTTTCTCTCGCGTAACGCAAACCTATAGAAAAACCATTATGCTAACATATTTAAAGCTGGGTGGCGGTCGACGTGAGCCTGTCCGGATAAAGCCGCTCGTTTCTGCACTCGCGCAGCTTTGTCGACGCTTTGTGGGAACCAAATTCCGTTTTCCAGAGACACCAAATAACTCACTTTAGTTTCTCGAATTAAAGGTTTAATCTTCACAAAATGTTGTATACAGCTCAAAATCTCTCCTCTCTCAAAACGTCACCGATGCATATTTTCCATTAGGTACGTAATTTGAACCGAGGCTCACATAATTTCAAAACGAGGTTGTCAATAACAAAAGTCACGCAActccccaaaaaaaaaacagtcacgaCATCCTCCCCCCCATTTAAGTGTTAATCAGCTTAAATGTTCTTAAACTTCTTGTGAAATAATGTCCTTGACTCTCTCGTTTGCGATCTCCTTGGATCTTCTACTTGGTCTCAATCTTGTATGAACACTTCTGCTTCTGGGTTTAGCTGGCAGTCAGGATGCTCTACTCCAATTTCTAGTTTACATACAAGTTCAAGGGGCGCTCCGCGATATAACCATTCCCTTGTTTTAAGCTTCAATCCTCGGACTGTTCCATCCTTACCCGTGACCTTTCCTACCACTCGTGCAAGCTTCCACACTGCTCTATTCTTGGTTTCATCTTTAAGCAACACCGGCGCTCCTGTGTTCGGGATTTCGGCAATGTTACCGGTGGGCGGCCGCTGTCTTTCTTCAAGGGCGTGCACATACTCCTTCACGAATCTCTTTCGAAGATGCTCTTTGCTTTTCTGCAGAAACTTCATTCGTCTGGTTCCTTCTTCCTCTCCGATCTTCTCAAGATCCTCCTCTAAGATGGGGATGCATATTTGTTAAGATGCTGATCCACGATtggatttttctcttcttctttggcAAGAAGCTGTTTCTCGAACTTAGGCTTCACACTCTCTTTTGCTGTTTCTACGGTTTCCGACACCTCAGGTTGCTGTGGCCATTTTCCCGGACAACTTAGCCAGTCTGGTCCTTTAAACCAAAGCTCTCCCATCTTACAGGGCTCTGTGCCTCTACTTCCTTGGTCACTGGGATTGTCTTTCGTAGGGAAATGGAGCCACTTCAGGTGTTGCTTGTCTTGTATCACTTCAGTACGGTTTCGAACAAACTGTGACCACGTCCCATGACCTTTAATCCAGTAGAGCACTGTAATACTATCGACCCAGCAGTGATACTCTTCAACTAGCTGACCTTCCATTACTTCCTTCACATGATTCATCAATTTGCTCAAGGTGTGTGCTGCAATAAGCTCCAAACGTGGGATTGACAGTTGTTTTGGTGCTATTCTTGACGCAACAAGCAGGCTCTGGTGAACTGGAGCAACATGATGAAATACAAGTGCGTAAACTGCTGCTGAAACTGCTAGCTTGCTTGCATCAGCAAAACCATGAAGGTCAATTCTTCTCACATCTTTACTCACCACCCTGCGCGGAACACTTATTGACGGACACTTTTCCATTCCCTTCAGCCAGTTGTTCCTAGATCTTTGTATCTCGTCTGTTACCACTTGGTCCCACCTCAGTTGAAACCCTCCTTCTTCCATTATTCGCGTGGCCTCCTTTTTGAAATTGATCAGCTCTTCTACACAATCACCGCCTGATTGAACATCGTCCACATAGGTGTTTTTTTAACAACTCATCAGCAGTACTGGGGTACTTATCAGCATAGTGGCGCACATGTTTTTGAAGTGTGGCCCCAAGAATATATGGGCTTGGTCCTGACCCAAAATCACTCTGGTGAAACGATACTGCCTCACCGTTCTTGAGTCGAGGTCCTTAAACCATAGAAGGCGAAGGGCATCTCTATCTCTTGGGTTCACTTTAATTTGAAGAAAGGCCTTTTGAATATCTCCGGTGATACACAACATCATATGATTTCGAAGAAGGATGTCAAATAACATGGGTTGTAAAGGGGGTCCTACTTCCAAACAGTCGTTCAAGGAAGGTACTTGACAATGTGTCTTAGCTGAACAATCATAAACTATCCTCACATTTGTGGATTCGGCCTGGTCTCGGATCACTGGTTGATGAGGAATATAACGGATGACTCCCCAGTAGGTGTTTCGGGCTCCTCTTCCAAGATTCCTTCTGCTAATTGCTCTGTCATAACCATATGGTACTCTTTAAGTCGCTGCATCCTCTCCAGCTTCTGTGTTGTACTTCTTAGCCTGCCAATAgtcagttgtttgtttgaaggCAGAGGGGGGTGATCTGATTTCCATGGCAACCTTGTGGAATATGTTCCATCATTCAAACGTTGTAAATGATCTTTGAAATCTTCATGGAACAACTGCTGCACGTCAGCTTTATCAGTCAGTCCTAGGACCTCCTGCGAACACATCTGCTCGAATTCACCTTGGCTGAAGCTAAGGAGAAATCCTTTTCGGTCTCCGTACTCAACGGTGTTAACTTTCCTGTGATCACCCAACCCAGCATGGTGTACTCTGCACCAGGATAAATGTCTGGATCTACTCCTAGGACAGCTTGTTCAGTTGTTTTGATGCGCTGGATATCTGCAGCACCAAGGATCACATGGACTGGCAAGTTATCTTCCATCACCATTTCTTCACTGAAGTGTTGTGTCCTATGCGGTAGTTGGCCTTCTTTAACTCCGAGATTCTTGGGTTAGGGAGGTGAGTTAACACGGGTTTCTCTGCATTTACGCAACGTAGCTCAAGCTCAAAGCCCTCGATGGCGTTTGATTCAACGCGGACCTTGTATATCTCAACAAGTTTTTCCACTGTCCCATACATTTGTTCTATGACCCTCCTTTTAGTTCGGTATGACTTCAGGTTCAGTTCTGTAAGCAAACTTGAGCTGATGTAGGAGCTTCCAGCTCCACTGTCCAACATGATTCGAGCTTGTACTCCTCCAACTTTAGCAATTACAGTTGCATGCAAAGTACACATGTTTTGAGAATCTATTGCACCATAATACCTGTCAGACCGACCCGATGACTCAGGGGTACCCTTGTGGGTGGGCGGGAGTGTCGTCTTCATCTTGTCACATACAGAGGTATGGTATCTTCCATTACATTTGCCACACCCTCGTCCTTTACATTTGGAAGCTAGATGCCCAGACCTTGCGCAGTTATAACATAACTTGTTTCTTGCTAAATATTCCCGTCTACTGGCAATGTCTAAAACCTTGGTACAGTCACTGCTACGATGACTGTTTAAACCACAGTAAACAAAGGGAGGGGGACTTTGCCGCTGCCGTATATATCCTCCAGCCATAAAGTTTTTGTCTGGTTTCTTTTGGCGATTGTCTCGATTCCCAGTTCGTTCGTTCGATCTTAATCGTGAAATTCTCCGCGGCAGGCGATGATATAAATGTCACTTTATGGTTAGATGTTGACAGTTCTGATGCCTGTCAGCCATCCGTCTTGGCATGTTTCCACAAAGACGCCCGACATCTATCGAAACCGCCAACATTTGAGTATGCCAAAAAGACTACCGGCTGCAGGGAAAGAGGTTATGTAAAATAGTTTGAGCTTATCCCGGCCTGATTACATTCTTCGTATATGTATAGCTCTGTAGCTCAAACTCAAAGGGATGTGTTGCTGTTCCATGATTCTTTAAATTAAGGACTAATATCATGCCTTTCTTCTAtgctgaaacaaaaatgactgcAGCAGCTGTGCAAGCGGAAAGATCCCTGATGTTTACTTGCGGATGCGACGGGCTCATAGTACattgtgaataaaaatttactgcgaATTACAGGGGCAATAACTCGTGTTTAACTAAACATCAATATAAAGGCCTTGAGATAAACCCTTTTActctaaatattttacaagtaattctcctttctgtctatcatacaattttttttatgatggtaattggtattggatcaacttatcatccacttgatgatatttttccttattctcatcagttgtttgtttgatgttgtattgaaATCGTAAGGAGGAAATGTGTcgtggtcattcatgggagtttaaagggttaaagagtcaCACTACCCTGGTGGGCCACTTAAAATGTTAGGGCTCAGCAACAAATAAGCGAGTCCTTACATATTCACCATATGGACCCCAGCCTTTATATGAATTCAAACAAGTACTAGACCTTTCACAGAATATAATATTGATGATAGCGGCTAAAGCATCTACATCTTCAATTTCGTCATTTAGGAATGAAATTATGCTTTACTTCAAGTTAGCTGTGTAGTCTTCACTGCATGTGGAACCTACTTTATTTTGTTCCAGTTTCACATCCCAGCTCGCGTAGCCTGTAAGCAAATGTTTCTCCTGGTACTGTTGCTCACGTTTTGCCTATACAAGATTCAACAAACAAATCTTAAATTTCCCATCAAATTTATTGCAATTAAAAGGAATAAAACACAAGACCGTTAAGCTCTGACAAATAGTGGGAGTAAAATGCATGAAAAGAACCGAATGACTTCttcctcaaaaatttttcaactatTTGGATATTGACTAACCAGACAACACCGACCGGACGATAGATTACAAAAACTGTACTTACCTCCTCCAAGCGTCTACGGATGTTCAATCTTCACTCATTTCTTCTAGATTTCTAGCCCCTTCTTCATCTCTAAACGTCTCgtagcttttttttctaaaaagagttttaaaacggCTTTCCACAGcgcaaaaacaaatttaactgaTTGAACAACTCTCACCTCAACAATGACAAGGAATGaaatgataaagagaaaaaacataatTGAAAGATTCCAGCATCATTTTGACATGTACTCTAAATACAAAGGTAAGGTATTTCTAACCCTCACTAATAAGTTATTCCTCGCTGGAACATTCGCCTTTTAAAAGGGgggagaaaaaattaaattgttcatTCCTAGTCGGACCACCTAGACAATTTAAACCTAAAATCAAATATAGCGGATCCGTTTAAAATCCTGTTAtcgaaaagaaaatggaaacattttagATGGATTTGAAACGGAAAAAGATTTCTACTTATTCATGGTATTTTTTAACCTTGCAACCACTCCTGAGTACAGACAACATTAGGTGCGCTACTCTCAAACTAACATCGAAGAAAGACAGAGCAATAACACACAAAGTGCTGTAGTCTTCATCTTGTGCTGACACAAGCTCCAGTGCATGAGAAATTCTGGTATATATTAATTACCTTGGACGAATCCAAGATGTTTTCCCCCAGCTGTACAGAAATGCTTTACCAGGCTCagctctgaaatattaaaaaaccaCTTTCCCCTCAGTCGGCAAACTCTTTCACAAATGTGCcatagtttttttattttgataaccGGGAATTTTAATCAAGTTTGTCCAGCTTGCCTTATTTTGCTAATGAAAAATCAAGCAATATTGAGACTCGGCGCTATATAAGTATTAAGTATTATAATTTACCAGATGTCAGTTCATTACATCACAAAAAACGCGCAAAATATTTACTTCGCTGCTTAAACAGAGTAACCTTAGATAGATATTCTGCAAAGGCAAAGAAAGTTAATGAGGTGGAAAACCAACTATGAGTAACATGACGAACGAGTAAGAGGGTCCCACATGGGGTTACCACCTGTgtagccgtaaaacggccaaaatatttaggCCGTTAGACGTAACaattgacaaattttgaaccggttagtcgtaaaaaaaagttaaccgtaaaattCATAACTGtttggaaacaatggaaaaggTGTTACCCGTAGCAGCCGGAaattagccaaaattttaaccgatagccgtaaaagccatcaccccattgagaacCCTCGAAGTAAGAGACTTTTGGCCTCTAAACGGCAGTTGAGGTCCTCTCGCTGGCTGGATTCACGCTATTCTCTCACTTTACAGCATCTTACTGTTAGAAGACCTTTGAAGGAGGCTATACTAAACAACGCTGCTGACGGAAAATTTTCTGAGTTCAAATAAATCGCACTAATTTAATGTACAAACTCACGTGCTTCTCCCTGGAAGGTTTTGGTTGCTCCCGAAAGATTATCAACACCGTTTGAAGGGTTTTTCGCGGTCCTGACCTTATTAGCTTCCGTGTATTTCAAGGTTGTCACACGGCTATTGTCAAAGAACATTGGTTGCTTGACTTTCTATTGGCGTATTTTTCAAGATTTCGCGATCAGAAAAAGATTTTCGTCTCTTTCTAGGTCCATAGTGCATTTCATGGCCAGGAAGGGTTGGCGGAACATTTATGGGTTCGTTTTATGCGCTTGTTGTGACAGAATTAATTGAAAGATTAGCGGCAAGGCTGGTAGAATACCTCCTGTCGAAACAAAGCTGCCGGggctttttcattttgctttattttcaaagttaagGCTCCTTTCCGTAGAAGGAACACGTCCGCATCAACAACAATCGTCACAACTTTAAAAGTGTGTAGAAGTAAGGAACCCGCCGCTGGTTTTATTAATCAATGTGCGGAGGCAAACCAGTTTATTAGGCGAAGTGTTAATTATACGTCCTAGCGACTTCTTTATATGGTCCCTGCGACATTAACTTTAGAACAATTCcaaagatttgttttgttttcatataaCATTAAAGCTCAGCGGAAATCTAATAGATAGATATGGGTTAGCCTTCCAAGGCGCCGGCACGAAAGTGCCGAAGTTCCAAATGATGTCGAGCTGTCAACACACACCCACGATGATTCCACCAGCTGTTTTTCAACTCTGACATGGCTATCAATAATGGCATAGTGTGACTAGATCGTAAACTCATTATTTTCCACCCTGATGTTAAATGAAATAGTTAATTCGGTATTAAACccatcttttatttctttcttttctctttttatttttgattttcatcattttgtttACTCAACCAAATCGACCGCTTTGCACAATAACGATTGCTGCCTAGTGGCCAAGTATTTTTTCCATCACTATCTTCGGCTTTATACGGATTTTCCGTTTAAACCAGCGTGCAGTTTACATTAGCATCTTTTAGTGAAGTTCTTCCACGCAAATGAAACGCCTTTAAAAACTTCCGGAAAAACTTTGTCGTTGGAGGACTACTCTCCTTCCCCCCCAAAACGCAGTCATTTCAAACTGTTCTCGTATCACGGCCGAATGTAATGGTTGCAGCTTGAGTTATCGCTCAATAATTGTTCTGGgacgtttcaaaagaaacttgtGCAGTTGAAAGTGATTTTAACATTCCCCACCGACGAACATAATTTTTAAGATCCGCGAATATTATAATTATGGTGCTTAACTACGTTATTTTGCTATCTCTAacagaaatggaagaaaaaaagaaaacgaaaatattaaaagatCTTGAATATCCTAAAAAGTGGTGGAAATCTTGCATGCGCACGAAGAATATAGCCTAGTGTCTTATCTACAAGGAAATAAAGAATGTTACTCGAGAACCTGGTGTTAGACCTGAATAACGCAAATGTGGTTGAGAATAGATGGAGCGGGTGACACGACATTTACATTTCTAGCGTAACTCTTTACACATTCctaagttttttgaaaatttgcagAGCTATGCAGGTTTTAGctgttaatttcaaatttcgagtcattctggaatgaaaatgaaacacacCAAGTTTCTGTAACAAAACTATCGTCATCTCGTCCATGACTGTCCTTTCTGCTTGGACACGACTTATCCCATGCAAGccgaaaataagaaaaactgaGATAAAGAACTAAAAAACGGGAAAAATGAAGTTATTAAAATTGCTTGATGTTTCCCCTCCTGACAATACTTTTTTAGACTGATGTTCATGAAGGTTGTTTCGATAACAATCATCTTTTCACATGGACTAATTTGAGTAAAGCTTCTCACAATTCAATGGAAATAAAGGGAAACCCGCAATTGTCATTTCAAGGTCAGGTTGTATTTAATGGTCCACATTGAACGCTACTCTTCACATACATAAACCTCAATCTAAGCTTCGACGTGATAGTCTTCTTCatcatttctaaaaatttttcagcttcCCTCCCTTTGTCCCTCCatagatttcaagttttctGCAAAAGTTTAAAAGGATGTTAGATGCAACCGGGTAACAACCTCGGACTATATCTACGCttatataaataatatataCTTGCGTGATTCCGATACTGAAGAATAGAAATTTTAAGACCTAAATTTCAATACCATGCCTTGTCCGTAACAGTTTCGTACTCAGTTCGCCTTCAATCCCGCACTAAGACCCAGGTCCATGTCATTTTGGTTCGTCTCTAATTTCCCCATGCAAAACTCGCTCTATTCCTTAtaacttcaattttatttcaaaacgaaCTGCCTCAGTGGCATTGACTTAGTGATCTTTTAGTTGTAATTCCAAcgtggtctttttttttttgtaggatggTTAGATCATTAGTTTGCTTCAGTGAAACAAAGGCACGGTAGTATCTTTTGTGCTGTAGTATTCTTTGTTGTTTGTTAGTGACCAGACCACCACAGTTTGATGCCTCTGACAACACTTAAGCCTGCGGTAGGGCCTTCAATTGAAGATTTCATGTGAGGTCGATctcatttcagaaaattttatttcccttccCAGTCATACAGAAATACTCCTGTTAGATATTTACATTCACTCGCTCTGTCTTACGACATAGATCTCCCTGGAGTGGACATTTAAAAGTTTCTAGGCTCTTAACTTTTAAAATGACGACTTTAATTAGCCCCAAACTTTTCATGTgataaatttccatttcatttcaatattaGAAGATATGCACCTACCTTAGTTTGAAAGCGAGGCATCATGCATATCAAAATGACTCGCTGACAAACAGCTGTCCATCATACATCCACAATCCACTGATTCTTTTCGCATAAAGAAAACCTGAGAAACTTAAAGTGACTCTATATCATAAGACAAACGATTGAACGT is a window encoding:
- the LOC136280170 gene encoding uncharacterized protein is translated as MEEGGFQLRWDQVVTDEIQRSRNNWLKGMEKCPSISVPRRVVSKDVRRIDLHGFADASKLAVSAAVYALVFHHVAPVHQSLLVASRIAPKQLSIPRLELIAAHTLSKLMNHVKEVMEGQLVEEYHCWVDSITVLYWIKGHGTWSQFVRNRTEVIQDKQHLKWLHFPTKDNPSDQGSRGTEPCKMGELWFKGPDWLSCPGKWPQQPEVSETVETAKESVKPKFEKQLLAKEEEKNPIVDQHLNKYASPS